The Thermocrinis ruber genome has a window encoding:
- a CDS encoding lytic transglycosylase domain-containing protein, with product MDRIALFLIFVLFSFAFSQLPQEYALLSEFLQKRDLALGERLLRDYPNAVFVDDMRLLLAEEYYRRGELRRAEELLKEINPRALKFDYVERYAHLWRAMNLDKKTALLNLPHLFKDYIPEVFLTEEEKLKVGQELIKRRQYREAINLLQDIPKACSLLGEAYERLRLYKEAMEVLKNCDGREGTLRYVKVVFNVSEEEFKRALLRLKGYEEYNQALFYAGRLSLYRENYQKALEWFSMMEEGYQKHFQSGLVLFILEDYQRAVDAFQKALNLSSSEEEKAQAHFWLYKSYEKLGNFQKAGEHLLKASKGTGFYSTMAKVQLGEPVATRGLKAFFASAEETSMASIIRSITEAGFLHYARLEAFRNIDKFTTSDIIAIQKFDPFLAIRLAVRRFGIRSDIYQYVAYPTPYREFVEEAYKTFGVDKNLIWAVMRQESLFDPLAISPSGAKGLMQLMDFTAREVSQRYRIPNNVFSPRENILLGTAYLKEIIELWNGDWVRAIASYNAGPNRVRGFIQHADPYVFIETIPISETRNYVKRVLENYYIYRALN from the coding sequence GTGGATCGTATAGCACTTTTTCTGATTTTTGTGCTGTTTTCCTTTGCCTTTTCCCAACTTCCTCAGGAGTATGCCCTTTTGTCTGAGTTTTTACAAAAACGGGATTTAGCCCTGGGTGAAAGGCTTTTGAGGGACTATCCCAACGCAGTTTTTGTGGATGATATGAGGCTTTTGCTGGCGGAGGAATACTACCGGAGGGGAGAATTAAGGAGGGCTGAGGAGCTTTTGAAGGAGATCAATCCCAGAGCTTTGAAGTTTGACTATGTGGAAAGATACGCCCACCTCTGGAGGGCTATGAACCTAGATAAAAAAACCGCCCTGTTGAACCTTCCACACCTCTTCAAGGATTACATACCGGAGGTTTTTCTAACTGAGGAGGAAAAGTTAAAGGTTGGACAAGAGCTTATAAAAAGAAGACAATACAGAGAAGCTATAAACCTATTGCAGGACATACCCAAAGCTTGCTCCCTTTTGGGAGAGGCTTATGAAAGATTGAGACTGTACAAAGAGGCCATGGAAGTGCTCAAAAACTGCGACGGTAGGGAAGGAACCTTAAGGTATGTAAAGGTAGTTTTTAATGTATCCGAGGAGGAGTTCAAAAGAGCCCTTCTTAGGCTTAAAGGCTATGAAGAATACAATCAAGCCCTATTTTACGCAGGTCGGCTCTCTTTGTACAGGGAAAATTATCAAAAGGCTTTGGAGTGGTTTTCTATGATGGAAGAGGGCTATCAAAAGCACTTTCAATCAGGGCTGGTTCTTTTCATACTGGAGGACTACCAGAGGGCAGTTGATGCCTTTCAGAAGGCTTTGAACCTATCTTCTTCGGAGGAAGAAAAGGCACAGGCACACTTTTGGCTTTACAAAAGCTACGAAAAGTTGGGAAATTTTCAAAAAGCGGGAGAGCATCTTTTGAAGGCATCAAAGGGTACAGGATTTTATTCAACGATGGCAAAGGTGCAACTGGGAGAACCGGTAGCTACCAGAGGGTTAAAGGCATTTTTTGCCAGTGCAGAGGAAACCTCCATGGCAAGCATCATAAGAAGCATAACAGAAGCGGGCTTTTTGCATTATGCCCGTTTGGAGGCTTTCAGAAACATAGACAAATTTACCACATCGGACATCATTGCCATTCAAAAGTTTGACCCTTTCTTAGCCATAAGGCTGGCGGTTAGGAGGTTTGGCATTAGGTCTGATATATACCAGTACGTAGCCTACCCTACACCCTACAGGGAGTTCGTGGAGGAAGCTTACAAAACCTTTGGTGTGGATAAAAATCTTATATGGGCGGTTATGAGGCAGGAGAGCTTATTTGACCCATTGGCTATATCTCCCAGCGGTGCAAAGGGACTTATGCAACTAATGGACTTTACCGCAAGGGAAGTTTCCCAAAGGTACAGAATTCCCAACAATGTCTTTTCTCCAAGGGAAAACATACTCTTGGGCACCGCATACCTAAAGGAAATTATAGAGCTTTGGAATGGGGATTGGGTTAGGGCAATAGCCAGCTACAACGCAGGACCAAACCGAGTTAGAGGCTTTATCCAGCACGCGGACCCTTATGTGTTCATAGAGACCATTCCCATAAGCGAAACAAGAAACTATGTAAAGCGTGTGCTAGAAAACTATTACATATACAGAGCCCTAAATTAA
- the rpoZ gene encoding DNA-directed RNA polymerase subunit omega, whose amino-acid sequence MSRRPNIEGALKHVSSRYELVHAAAKRVEQLLKEGDDIFVRDKVKKELIKKTFYAIEELAEGKVQVKKVNLEP is encoded by the coding sequence ATGAGCAGAAGACCTAACATAGAGGGTGCCCTAAAGCATGTAAGCAGTAGGTATGAGCTGGTGCATGCTGCAGCAAAAAGGGTTGAACAGTTACTTAAGGAGGGAGATGATATATTTGTCAGGGACAAGGTAAAGAAGGAACTCATAAAGAAAACCTTTTACGCTATAGAGGAACTGGCAGAAGGTAAGGTTCAGGTAAAAAAGGTTAATTTAGAACCATGA
- the gmk gene encoding guanylate kinase, giving the protein MLFVLSAPSGTGKTTVANFIIKNVEDIRRVITATTRPKREGEVEGVDYIFLTVEEFEKGIREGMFLEYAKVYGNYYGTPKDQVLKNEEEGYDSLLVIDVQGAMTIKRNFPDSVLVFLLPPSIEELRRRLLTRGYGHENLQERLRTAEWEISCAKHFDYIVVNEFLDETVETLKNIILSSRYTSKNFLANVSKFVKDDKIIKLLEKECTEVSHEQKT; this is encoded by the coding sequence ATGCTCTTTGTCCTTTCTGCACCCTCGGGAACAGGGAAAACTACGGTGGCAAACTTCATCATAAAGAACGTGGAGGACATAAGGCGTGTGATTACCGCAACCACCAGACCGAAAAGAGAGGGTGAAGTGGAGGGTGTTGATTACATCTTTCTTACAGTGGAAGAGTTTGAGAAGGGTATAAGGGAGGGTATGTTTTTGGAATACGCAAAGGTGTATGGCAACTATTACGGAACGCCAAAGGATCAGGTTTTAAAAAACGAAGAGGAAGGTTATGACTCTCTTTTGGTTATTGACGTGCAGGGTGCTATGACCATAAAGAGAAACTTCCCAGACAGCGTGCTCGTGTTCTTGCTTCCTCCATCCATTGAGGAGCTTAGAAGGAGGCTTTTAACCAGGGGATACGGACACGAAAATCTTCAAGAGCGCTTACGCACTGCGGAGTGGGAAATCTCCTGTGCAAAACACTTTGACTACATAGTGGTAAATGAATTTTTGGATGAAACGGTAGAAACTCTCAAAAATATCATTCTGTCTTCAAGATATACTTCCAAGAACTTCTTGGCGAATGTTTCAAAGTTCGTCAAAGATGATAAAATAATAAAGCTCTTGGAAAAAGAATGCACGGAGGTAAGCCATGAGCAGAAGACCTAA
- a CDS encoding type III PLP-dependent enzyme — protein sequence MAETLLDHKSVQFEFAKKSFLSFIEGKDYLLPYLKPEKTPLLLMDLEGIKGRYIELKYHFPNFNVYYAVKANDHERIIRALAELGAGFEVASTEELNKVLSVGVSPNRIISSNPVKPPEFIEYAYKKGVDRFAVDSFTEVDKVSASASRAKVYVRIVVPNEGSDWPLSKKFGVDLDTALDILEYAREKRLIPYGITFHVGSQCNNFRNWFIGIKTAAELWEKAKQRGLRLQMLNIGGGIPVRYSYEALSIEDIAYYVKGLLQKFFPILPYELQMEPGRGIVGDQGIMVCRVIGKAKRGEDLWLYIDTGVFNGLAEALGGIRYAFYLDREGELKEWTIGGVSCDSMDVVARNVALPEPEVGDFLYILSAGAYTTVYAAPFNGFPTPEVVFP from the coding sequence ATGGCGGAGACCCTTTTAGACCACAAGAGCGTGCAGTTTGAATTTGCAAAGAAGAGCTTTCTTTCTTTCATTGAAGGCAAGGACTACCTCCTACCTTACCTGAAGCCTGAAAAAACTCCTCTTCTGCTTATGGACCTGGAGGGAATAAAGGGTAGATACATAGAACTTAAGTATCACTTTCCCAACTTCAATGTGTATTATGCGGTAAAGGCAAACGACCATGAAAGGATCATAAGGGCTCTTGCTGAGCTTGGGGCAGGCTTTGAAGTGGCTTCCACGGAAGAGCTAAACAAGGTGCTTAGTGTGGGTGTAAGCCCAAACAGGATTATATCAAGCAATCCGGTTAAGCCTCCCGAGTTCATAGAGTACGCTTACAAAAAGGGAGTAGACCGGTTTGCAGTAGATTCCTTTACAGAGGTGGATAAAGTATCAGCCTCAGCAAGCAGGGCAAAGGTGTATGTTAGAATTGTTGTGCCCAACGAAGGAAGCGACTGGCCTCTTTCCAAAAAGTTTGGTGTGGACTTAGATACCGCTTTGGACATCTTGGAATACGCAAGAGAAAAAAGGCTAATACCTTACGGCATAACCTTCCATGTGGGTTCTCAGTGCAACAACTTTAGAAACTGGTTTATAGGCATAAAAACCGCAGCAGAGCTTTGGGAAAAGGCAAAGCAGAGAGGTCTAAGGCTCCAGATGTTGAACATTGGCGGGGGGATACCAGTCAGGTACAGCTACGAAGCCCTAAGCATAGAGGATATAGCATACTATGTAAAGGGGCTACTTCAGAAGTTCTTCCCTATATTGCCCTACGAGCTCCAAATGGAACCGGGCAGGGGCATAGTAGGAGACCAGGGTATCATGGTATGCAGGGTCATAGGGAAGGCAAAGAGAGGAGAGGATCTATGGCTTTACATAGACACGGGCGTGTTCAACGGTCTTGCAGAAGCTTTGGGAGGTATAAGGTATGCCTTTTACCTGGACAGAGAAGGTGAGCTAAAAGAATGGACCATAGGCGGTGTATCCTGCGATAGTATGGATGTGGTGGCAAGGAATGTAGCACTTCCGGAGCCAGAGGTGGGAGATTTCTTATACATCCTCTCCGCTGGGGCATACACAACCGTATACGCAGCACCCTTCAATGGTTTTCCCACTCCCGAAGTTGTATTTCCCTAA
- the mrdA gene encoding penicillin-binding protein 2, whose product MRRRNFLLVLLLSVFLYLALVFRLFYLQIFKGEYYKNLAKRNYIRRRVVYAQRGDILDRNGVKLAYDIPEYALFLDPQLIEEKSTLEKTLKNLDELFGIKLSYEFLQSKKRSVEPILLKKLERQEELDKFYNNSYRLPGVFINMLPKRFYPFGEECAHFLGYVGYPTQEHMEKYKERISFQSLVGRQGLERVFDEQLLGWVGTEELIVNAVGKIIGTYKETAPKKGNSLVLTIDSRIQKIVFDVFKASGHKAGAIIVLRADTGEVLALMSYPSYDPNLIYDKWEDYQKDPMNPLFNRALNAFYPPGSVIKVGLAIGLLQDGVSPKEGVFCRGKFSLGNRDFYCWLRSGHGWENMRTAIRDSCDVYFYSFCYNRLGPRKMEAILRNFSFGESVPFELPNARGIMPNPEWKRKVKKEPWYGGDTINMSIGQGYLKATLLQQCLMVMGIANDGVIYKPFLVKEVRDPEGRVVWKNKKSVYKVIKAPLEHFALVKEAMRDVVRSGTGTMANSPIAEIAGKTGTAQVASISARRKNLPYKLRDHAWFVCFAPYRNPLFVVGVLVEHGGSGGSVAAPIARKVIERIYIEGIHKELM is encoded by the coding sequence ATGAGACGTAGGAACTTCCTGCTGGTGCTATTACTCTCTGTTTTCCTTTACTTGGCTTTAGTCTTTAGGCTTTTTTACTTACAGATCTTTAAAGGAGAGTATTACAAAAACTTGGCAAAGAGAAACTACATAAGGCGAAGGGTGGTCTACGCCCAAAGGGGAGACATCCTTGACAGAAACGGTGTAAAGTTAGCCTACGACATACCCGAATACGCCCTATTTTTGGACCCTCAGTTAATAGAGGAGAAAAGCACTTTAGAAAAAACCCTTAAAAACCTTGATGAGCTTTTTGGCATAAAACTGTCTTATGAGTTTTTGCAAAGCAAAAAAAGAAGCGTTGAACCTATACTCTTAAAAAAGTTGGAACGTCAGGAAGAGTTGGACAAGTTTTATAACAACAGCTACCGCCTGCCGGGTGTTTTCATAAACATGCTTCCAAAAAGGTTTTATCCCTTTGGAGAAGAGTGTGCCCACTTTTTGGGTTATGTGGGTTATCCAACACAGGAACACATGGAGAAATACAAGGAAAGAATATCCTTTCAGAGTTTGGTGGGAAGGCAGGGTTTGGAGAGGGTTTTTGATGAACAGCTTCTTGGTTGGGTTGGCACGGAGGAGCTAATCGTCAACGCGGTGGGAAAGATTATAGGAACCTACAAGGAAACTGCACCCAAGAAAGGCAACAGTTTGGTTCTTACAATAGATAGCCGAATTCAGAAGATCGTTTTTGATGTTTTTAAAGCCTCTGGGCATAAGGCGGGCGCCATAATAGTTTTAAGGGCGGACACGGGAGAGGTCTTAGCCTTGATGAGCTATCCTTCCTACGACCCAAACCTAATATACGATAAGTGGGAAGATTATCAAAAGGACCCTATGAACCCTCTTTTTAACAGGGCATTGAACGCCTTCTATCCACCAGGTTCTGTCATAAAGGTTGGTTTGGCAATTGGACTTTTGCAGGATGGAGTGAGCCCAAAGGAGGGGGTCTTCTGCAGAGGAAAGTTTTCCCTTGGCAACAGGGATTTTTACTGCTGGCTAAGAAGCGGACACGGCTGGGAGAACATGCGCACTGCCATACGAGACTCTTGCGACGTTTATTTTTATAGCTTTTGCTACAACAGGCTTGGACCAAGAAAGATGGAAGCTATACTTAGGAACTTTTCCTTTGGAGAAAGCGTGCCCTTTGAACTGCCAAACGCACGGGGTATAATGCCCAATCCCGAGTGGAAAAGAAAGGTCAAAAAGGAACCATGGTATGGGGGAGATACAATCAATATGTCCATAGGTCAAGGGTACCTAAAGGCAACCCTCCTTCAACAGTGCCTGATGGTGATGGGTATAGCAAACGATGGAGTTATTTATAAGCCCTTCTTGGTTAAAGAGGTTAGGGACCCAGAAGGGCGAGTAGTTTGGAAGAATAAAAAAAGCGTCTATAAGGTCATAAAAGCACCCCTTGAACACTTTGCCCTTGTCAAGGAAGCTATGAGGGATGTGGTTAGGTCTGGAACAGGTACTATGGCCAACTCTCCTATTGCAGAGATCGCCGGAAAGACAGGCACCGCCCAGGTAGCTTCTATAAGCGCAAGAAGGAAGAACCTTCCTTACAAACTCAGGGACCACGCATGGTTCGTTTGCTTTGCCCCATACAGAAATCCCCTCTTTGTGGTAGGCGTTTTGGTGGAGCATGGAGGATCTGGAGGGTCTGTAGCTGCACCCATAGCAAGAAAGGTGATAGAGAGAATATACATAGAAGGCATACACAAGGAACTGATGTGA
- the mreD gene encoding rod shape-determining protein MreD, giving the protein MFYLLLALVLFLQSSVLVGIFGSYLFVPDLLLSLLFLSSVRGPTNYTKGFIGGFLLDVLLDTLGWHASGKLLALFVLSFIKRKFFIETLPSLMVAYLIVALLEHAYRLLLFRSKFYYPLEPTPLLIGFLVELAVGYYFGKKLLKNET; this is encoded by the coding sequence ATGTTTTATTTGCTTTTGGCTTTGGTTCTTTTTCTTCAAAGCTCGGTATTGGTTGGAATTTTTGGAAGCTACCTGTTTGTGCCAGACCTCCTTCTATCTCTTCTCTTCCTTTCAAGCGTCAGAGGTCCCACAAATTACACAAAGGGCTTCATAGGGGGATTTCTCCTGGATGTGCTATTGGACACTCTGGGGTGGCACGCCTCGGGTAAGCTCTTAGCCCTGTTTGTGCTTAGCTTTATAAAGAGAAAGTTCTTTATAGAAACTCTTCCCTCCCTCATGGTTGCCTACTTGATAGTAGCCCTTTTGGAACACGCCTACAGACTTTTGCTCTTTAGGTCCAAATTCTACTATCCTTTGGAGCCCACCCCTCTTTTAATTGGGTTCCTTGTGGAGTTGGCGGTGGGTTATTATTTTGGGAAGAAATTGCTGAAAAATGAGACGTAG
- the mreC gene encoding rod shape-determining protein MreC, with amino-acid sequence MFYFFLFLLSVFAYLFNLSSYPLLSPFVSLINRLLMPVMEFKAQTTRRVQDLVNTYVFLVDTQKRNRKLVEEVNALSLKVSELEGCKRELLQLKGLMEEPPTVEYTLAGVVAYDPSGRDEFMLLDKGKRDGLEEGFVVAHRNVFLGIVDQVYAGTSRVRTVWSDNLHVSATAGGKNYIYRGGFPKGSLLHVAQEDELKKGEKVFLRSLRLPPLEIGEVYEVYPSGEQFFKRVEVKPYGDVRRVDFVLVLRRRL; translated from the coding sequence TTGTTTTATTTTTTTCTCTTTCTGCTCAGCGTGTTTGCCTATTTGTTTAATCTGTCTTCTTATCCTTTGCTTTCTCCCTTCGTAAGTCTTATAAACAGACTTTTAATGCCTGTGATGGAGTTCAAGGCTCAGACCACAAGAAGAGTTCAAGATCTTGTTAATACTTACGTGTTTTTAGTGGATACTCAAAAAAGAAACAGGAAGTTGGTGGAGGAGGTCAACGCACTTAGTCTAAAGGTCAGCGAGCTTGAAGGTTGTAAGCGTGAGCTTTTGCAGTTGAAAGGATTAATGGAAGAGCCTCCCACTGTTGAATACACCCTTGCGGGAGTGGTCGCCTACGATCCTTCAGGAAGGGATGAGTTTATGTTACTTGATAAGGGAAAGAGGGATGGGCTTGAAGAGGGTTTTGTGGTAGCCCATAGAAACGTGTTCTTGGGCATTGTGGATCAGGTTTATGCGGGCACTTCAAGGGTCAGGACTGTTTGGTCTGATAACCTCCACGTGAGCGCCACCGCGGGTGGAAAAAACTACATATACAGAGGTGGGTTCCCAAAGGGTAGCCTGTTGCATGTAGCCCAAGAGGATGAACTAAAAAAAGGGGAAAAAGTTTTTCTGAGAAGCCTTAGACTCCCTCCCCTTGAAATAGGGGAGGTTTATGAAGTCTATCCTTCAGGAGAACAGTTTTTCAAAAGGGTTGAGGTAAAACCTTATGGAGATGTTAGAAGGGTTGATTTTGTGCTGGTGTTGAGGAGAAGGCTTTGA
- a CDS encoding rod shape-determining protein, whose product MLSRILKLFGLFSNNIGVDLGTANTVIYVEGKGVVLSEPSIVAVDVKTGKVIAVGKEAKEMLGKTPETIQTIRPLRDGVITDFEATRIMLSYFINKVVGGGILKPKPRVVIGVPSGVTQVEKRAVIDAAKSAGAREVYLIAEPMAAAIGAGLPIDEPVGNMIVDIGGGTTEIAVISLAGIVVSTSIRVAGDEMTEAVANYIKKKHHILIGEQTAERIKIELGSAVEEEEERVMEIKGRDITGLPKTITITNREITQALEDVISAIINAIKATLERTPPELASDIAERGITLAGGGSLLRNLDVRIHRETGIITRYCEDPITAVARGVGSILDKIHLIRRVSME is encoded by the coding sequence ATGCTAAGCAGAATACTAAAACTTTTTGGTCTTTTTTCCAACAACATAGGCGTAGACCTTGGCACCGCCAACACGGTTATCTACGTGGAGGGCAAAGGGGTTGTTCTTTCTGAACCCTCCATAGTGGCAGTGGACGTGAAAACTGGAAAAGTCATAGCAGTTGGAAAGGAAGCTAAAGAAATGCTTGGAAAAACTCCTGAGACAATACAAACCATAAGACCACTCAGAGATGGAGTGATAACGGATTTTGAGGCAACAAGAATAATGCTCTCTTACTTTATTAACAAAGTAGTAGGCGGTGGCATACTCAAACCAAAGCCAAGGGTGGTGATAGGTGTACCCTCGGGCGTCACACAGGTGGAAAAGAGGGCAGTTATAGATGCTGCAAAGAGCGCGGGAGCAAGGGAGGTATATTTGATAGCGGAACCCATGGCAGCGGCCATAGGTGCCGGTCTTCCAATAGACGAGCCTGTTGGAAATATGATCGTGGATATTGGAGGGGGTACCACAGAGATAGCGGTAATATCCCTGGCGGGCATAGTGGTGTCCACCTCCATCCGGGTGGCGGGGGACGAGATGACGGAGGCAGTCGCCAACTACATTAAGAAAAAGCACCACATATTGATTGGGGAACAAACCGCAGAGAGGATAAAAATAGAACTTGGAAGTGCAGTGGAGGAAGAGGAAGAGAGGGTTATGGAAATAAAAGGTAGAGATATAACCGGGCTTCCAAAGACCATAACCATAACAAACAGGGAGATTACGCAGGCTTTGGAAGATGTGATCAGTGCTATAATAAACGCCATAAAGGCTACCCTTGAAAGAACACCACCAGAGCTTGCCTCAGATATTGCAGAAAGAGGCATTACCTTGGCAGGAGGTGGCTCCCTCCTCAGGAATTTGGACGTAAGGATACACAGAGAAACTGGAATAATAACCAGATACTGCGAGGACCCTATAACCGCAGTGGCCAGGGGTGTGGGCTCCATACTTGATAAGATCCATCTAATAAGGCGAGTATCCATGGAATGA